A genome region from Dreissena polymorpha isolate Duluth1 chromosome 16, UMN_Dpol_1.0, whole genome shotgun sequence includes the following:
- the LOC127861594 gene encoding multiple epidermal growth factor-like domains protein 10 isoform X2, which yields MTLSLYILLIVVSMGVARAQDCSNCLYEGEHCYVYPDTHQCMFGCKPGWVGDNCQQRCDRKCAECRQVMSLQECTRCSVMGYYGPECNLRCSENCQGFYSNAATCDFYGNCIYGCKEPWSGRTCSEQNCTILHCTECRMAAQQYIYCYKCEEGYFWDNNLLLCKPCSDHCSQPCSPYSGHCSCKAGWIGSLCDTRCNLASCLNCTVNREKVECAVCELGKYPSNGICVSCEDRNCIGHCNSSRGDCPDGCKPGWYGKNFNCNLTCDMANCNQCSLSFSGAALCLKCKPGFYLYNKACLKCPDYCIDGLCNDFNGNCKECISGYYGEKCRWRCSDGCIGTVCNISGECQCREDWYGPYCDRKCPSYCTVESCRNYNSTLGCVECEPGRYGLYCQSKCHDNCQIVTTQNTRFKYCIKESGECRDGCITGFYGGDCSIPCTSGCYGSCNRSTGECESGCTLSTYGKRCDLSCPSNCQRPLAGYQRACDMVTGACENGCTVGFTGLFCNESCAKNCRDNTCDQNGDCVFGCREGYTGKNCDLICQRDCGDSCFPNCLNGICHLKSKLCTAGCSLGWWGESCNISCKAECQEGNCSQHDGTCLGPCLSGYYGAKCDRRCSPYCVNKVCNKNSGSCKDGCSERTIYGPECVDTCSKACLNQACDQLTGACLGCPAGKQGSLCEQDCLPGWYGESCEDQCGNCKDGNPCSILDGTCPAGAGCEVGWTGLQCQQNLLGQSSAQAGSMNMSIGVGVGVSLAVVVMVIVIAVYFLWRQRTDKAKRHQSREHVVVYKDSTASIEQVPTTSSAGVLATDAGESDSARSDNLLLGTDTPVIHADLDSCFHDNGFFKLYKGKTNMKAGKRECCVKIHNLDDTRLDSKDHWTRLMNECELQRLSCAHTNIVQLFSTYQNKNWFNIALEPCMSKNLHNYLLTSPQPDKSQEKSCVFRLLQYCMDVTSAVSHLHQLKILHRQIEASHVYLTAQNVAKLGDFYWAKLVTDQNFELERYVLESSYALLSPETLLHNQYTFQSDVWSLGLLFWEVLSLGKTPYEGLSPERHRRTVIEGDRPCRPSLAHSYVYRLMTSCWHYSPTDRPDVENVLKQLLDIQQQSVSAPGVVDRASRSSEGQGYTSANSKLGTPSSGSSSPTRPSSNGEDYVSNKDLGARTISHSRTQQGGSKLANKVGNLLNGSHVEDSARRDPKTQAADFHVNYQTDGSYTQHYEREKESITGNQTAGSSLENMPRKQHIGSYPQKYHIKHQTGSPMENIRGKGYQSSESNEDKQKQKNQTGSNMEYSPGSQKAGSPQNHNSDIRREEKKLASIIETEI from the exons GTGTGGCGAGGGCACAGGACTGCTCCAACTGCCTGTATGAGGGGGAGCACTGCTATGTCTACCCAGACACACACCAGTGTATGTTTGGCTGTAAGCCAGGGTGGGTGGGGGACAACTGCCAACAGAGATGCGACAGGAAGTGTGCAGAGTGCAGGCAGGTCATGTCTTTACAGGAATGCACAAG GTGCTCAGTCATGGGATATTATGGGCCAGAATGCAACCTCCGCTGCAGTGAAAATTGTCAGGGGTTTTATAGCAATGCTGCAACATGCGATTTTTATGGCAACTGTATCTATGGTTGCAAGGAGCCATGGTCCGGACGGACTTGCAGCGAACAAAACTGTACCATACTTCATTGCACGGAGTGTCGAATGGCAGCACAGCAGTACATCTATTGCTACAAATGTGAAGAAG GTTATTTCTGGGATAATAATCTTCTGTTATGTAAGCCATGCAGTGATCATTGCTCCCAGCCCTGCAGCCCCTATTCCGGGCATTGCAGTTGCAAGGCAGGCTGGATTGGCAGCCTATGTGACACGAGATGCAACTTAGCCAGCTGTCTGAATTGCACAGTTAACAGAGAAAAGGTTGAGTGTGCCGTGTGCGAGCTGGGGAAGTATCCCAGCAACGGAATATGTGTATCATGCGAGGACCGAAACTGTATTGGTCATTGTAATTCCAGTAGAGGTGACTGTCCTGATGGCTGCAAGCCAGGATGGTATGGCAAGAATTTTAATTGCAATCTAACCTGTGATATGGCCAATTGTAACCAGTGCTCATTGAGTTTCAGCGGTGCTGCATTATGCTTAAAATGCAAGCCTGGTTTCTATTTGTACAACAAAGCGTGTTTGAAGTGTCCGGACTACTGCATTGACGGTTTGTGTAACGATTTTAACGGTAACTGTAAAGAATGCATCAGCGGTTACTATGGTGAAAAATGCAGATGGAGGTGTAGCGATGGGTGCATTGGCACCGTCTGTAATATTTCAGGGGAATGCCAATGCAGAGAAGATTGGTATGGACCTTATTGTGATCGAAAATGTCCCTCTTACTGTACTGTTGAAAGCTGTAGGAACTATAATTCAACCCTTGGGTGTGTAGAATGCGAACCTGGAAGATACGGCTTATACTGCCAGTCTAAATGCCATGATAATTGTCAGATTGTAACTACCCAGAATACCAGGTTTAAATACTGCATTAAGGAAAGCGGAGAATGCCGGGATGGGTGCATAACCGGATTTTATGGAGGTGATTGTTCTATTCCTTGCACCTCTGGTTGTTATGGGTCATGTAACAGGTCTACGGGTGAATGTGAAAGCGGTTGCACGCTGTCTACTTATGGTAAAAGGTGTGATTTGTCCTGTCCTAGTAACTGCCAGAGACCCCTAGCAGGATATCAACGAGCCTGTGATATGGTGACGGGGGCATGTGAAAATGGCTGCACAGTGGGTTTTACTGGACTGTTTTGTAACGAGTCGTGTGCAAAGAACTGTAGAGATAATACTTGCGATCAAAATGGGGACTGTGTCTTTGGCTGTAGAGAAGGGTACACTGGAAAGAACTGTGACTTGATATGCCAAAGAGATTGCGGAGACAGTTGTTTCCCGAACTGTCTTAACGGCATATGCCACCTAAAAAGCAAGCTCTGTACTGCCGGCTGCTCTCTGGGCTGGTGGGGCGAGTCATGCAACATCAGCTGCAAGGCAGAATGTCAGGAAGGGAATTGCAGCCAGCACGATGGGACCTGCCTGGGGCCATGCCTGTCTGGATATTATGGGGCCAAGTGTGACAGGAGGTGTAGTCCATACTGTGTGAACAAAGTATGCAACAAGAATTCAG GGAGCTGTAAAGATGGTTGTTCGGAACGGACGATATACGGCCCGGAGTGTGTGGACACATGCTCCAAAGCCTGTCTGAACCAGGCATGTGACCAGCTGACAGGGGCCTGTCTGGGATGCCCTGCTGGAAAGCAAGGCAGTCTGTGTGAACAAG ACTGTTTGCCAGGCTGGTATGGCGAGAGCTGTGAGGACCAATGTGGCAACTGCAAGGATGGTAACCCCTGCAGTATCCTGGACGGCACCTGTCCAGCAGGGGCGGGCTGTGAGGTTGGATGGACTGGCTTGCAGTGCCAGCAAA ATCTCCTTGGACAATCATCTGCGCAGGCTGGTAGCATGAATATGTCCATTGGGGTCGGTGTGGGCGTGTCCTTGGCGGTGGTTGTCATGGTGATTGTTATTGCCGTATACTTTCTGTGGCGGCAGCGTACAGACAAAGCAAAGAGACACCAGTCTCGGGAACATGTCGTTGTATACAAGGACTCGACTGCTTCTATT GAACAAGTACCCACCACAAGCAGTGCGGGGGTTCTGGCCACCGATGCAGGGGAGAGTGACAGTGCCCGTAGTGACAACCTGTTACTGGGCACAGATACACCAGTCATACACGCCGACCTTGACTCGTGTTTCCATGACAACGGATTTTTCAAACTGTACAAGGGGAAGACAAATATGAAAGCTGGAAAAAGGGAGTGCTGTGTAAAAATACATAACTTAGATG acACAAGACTTGACTCTAAGGACCACTGGACCCGCCTGATGAACGAGTGCGAGCTTCAGAGGCTGTCCTGTGCCCACACCAACATTGTGCAGCTCTTCAGCACCTACCAGAACAAGA ATTGGTTCAACATAGCTCTGGAGCCATGTATGAGCAAAAACCTTCACAACTACTTGCTGACCAGCCCTCAGCCAGACAAGTCCCAAGAAAAGTCGTGTGTTTTCCGTCTTTTGCAATACTGTATGGATGTCACGTCTGCTGTTAGTCATCTGCACCAGTTGAAG ATATTGCACCGACAGATAGAGGCCAGTCATGTCTATCTGACGGCACAGAATGTGGCCAAGCTGGGCGATTTTTACTGGGCTAAACTGGTCACTGATCAAAACTTT GAACTGGAGAGATATGTGCTGGAATCGAGCTATGCTTTACTGAGTCCAGAGACACTTCTCCACAACCAGTATACCTTTCAGTCTGATGT CTGGAGTCTTGGCCTGCTATTCTGGGAGGTGTTATCACTCGGGAAGACGCCCTACGAAGGACTGAGTCCAGAGAGACACAGGCGGACAGTTATAGAAGGGGATCGACCATGTAGACCTTCGCTTGCCCATAGCTATGT GTACAGATTGATGACAAGTTGTTGGCATTATTCACCTACTGATCGGCCAGACGTTGAAAATGTCTTGAAGCAACTTTTGGATATTCAG CAACAATCAGTGTCTGCTCCTGGTGTGGTAGACAGGGCTTCAAGGTCATCTGAAGGTCAAGGCTACACATCTGCAAATTCTAAGCTGGGTACCCCTTCAAGCGGATCTTCAAGCCCAACGAGGCCTAGTTCCAATGGTGAAGACTATGTGAGCAATAAGGATTTGGGTGCCCGAACAATAAGCCATTCAAGAACACAGCAGGGTGGTTCAAAGCTAGCAAACAAAGTTGGAAACCTATTGAATGGTTCACATGTAGAGGACAGTGCAAGACGAGATCCAAAGACACAGGCTGCAGATTTTCATGTGAATTACCAGACTGATGGTTCTTATACCCAGCATTACGAAAGAGAGAAAGAAAGTATCACAGGAAACCAGACAGCTGGGTCCAGTTTGGAAAACATGCCAAGAAAACAGCATATTGGTTCCTATCCACAGAAATATCATATAAAGCACCAGACTGGTTCTCCAATGGAGAACATTCGAGGGAAAGGATACCAGTCATCTGAATCCAATGAAGATAAGCAGAAACAAAAGAATCAGACTGGTTCCAATATGGAGTACAGTCCTGGGAGCCAGAAGGCGGGTTCCCCTCAAAACCATAATTCAGACATTAGAAGGGAAGAAAAGAAGCTGGCTTCTATCATTGAGAcagaaatttga